Proteins encoded by one window of Rhodamnia argentea isolate NSW1041297 chromosome 6, ASM2092103v1, whole genome shotgun sequence:
- the LOC115749315 gene encoding protein WVD2-like 7 isoform X6, with protein sequence MGESACLRRSFSHPSNASGEAAPGDPIRALTESVSFGRFVSESLAWEKWSAFSHNRYLEEVEKFSKPGSVAQKKAYFEAHYKKKAATSQIEEVGEPNFGVPRQEDIHTRGDESPGESESAEADTVDVHDVNQKKESIEAMVASSGDKNESNPINERSKLEMAEVASPEDVKRELAEKHLSPSEDRSPFDNPEFTAKSMTSQNKNVPDKVPVDQQILSTCEKKQALSCSKSSTRSRTPRLPPPHTKTITSVQPRGVNNADSSSQTQTVRSLVKENRLSSKSLHMSISFASLGGSSTKLRSPQFLQVRKNEECTAPPKIEKDNSVARKAQTQACLRKSVCSAITPASQDRSSKCSSINGSKARPTTVCSPFSFRSEERAAKRKEGKAEQDIRKLQSKVPHKDDQSLCYFSSFKH encoded by the exons ATGGGGGAGTCTGCTTGCCTTCGAAGGTCGTTCTCTCATCCTTCCAATGCTTCGGGTGAAGCGGCGCC GGGTGACCCGATTCGCGCGCTCACGGAGTCTGTCTCGTTTGGAAGATTTGTGTCCGAGTCGTTGGCTTGGGAAAAATGGTCGGCCTTCTCTCACAATCGTTACTTGGAGGAAGTCGAGAAGTTTTCAAAGCCAGGATCCGTCGCGCAGAAGAAGGCTTATTTTGAAGCACATTACAAGAAAAAGGCTGCAACATCACAGATTGAGGAAGTGGGAGAACCAAACTTTGGTGTTCCCAGGCAGGAGGATATCCACACTCGAGGGGATGAGTCCCCAGGGGAATCAGAATCGGCAGAAGCTGACACTGTTGATGTCCACGATGTGAATCAGAAGAAAGAGAGCATTGAAGCTATGGTAGCTTCCTCTGGTGATAAAAATGAATCGAATCCGATCAATGAAAGAAGCAAATTGGAGATGGCAGAGGTTGCAAGTCCTGAGGATGTAAAACGTGAGCTTGCTGAGAAGCACTTGTCTCCATCTGAAGACCGCAGTCCCTTTGATAATCCAGAGTTCACTGCAAAAAGTATGActtcccaaaataaaaatgtgcCAGATAAG GTACCCGTTGATCAGCAGATTTTATCTACATGTGAGAAAAAGCAAGCGCTTTCTTGCTCAAAGTCATCGACACGAAGCAGAACGCCGAGATTGCCGCCTCCCCATACAAAGACAATTACGTCAGTGCAACCAAGAGGTGTAAATAATGCTGATTCAAGCAGTCAGACTCAGACGGTCAGAAGCTTGGTTAAGGAAAATAGATTATCTTCAAAATCTCTCCACATGTCGATCAGCTTTGCTTCACTTGGTGGTAGTAGCACTAAATTGCGTTCTCCGCAGTTTCTACAAGTCAGGAAAAATGAAGAGTGCACCGCTCCCCCGAAAATCGAGAAAGATAACTCTGTTGCTCGgaaagctcaaactcaa GCATGTTTAAGGAAGTCAGTGTGCTCTGCAATTACTCCTGCATCACAAGACAGGAG CTCGAAATGCTCAAGTATAAACGGAAGCAAAGCTCGGCCGACAACTGTGTGCTCGCCTTTTAGCTTCAGGAGTGAAGAAAGAGCTGCAAAAAGAAAGGAG GGGAAAGCAGAGCAAGATATCAGAAAACTACAGAGCAAGGTTCCTCATAAAGATGATCAGTCATTATGCTATTTTtcctcattcaagcactag
- the LOC115749315 gene encoding protein WVD2-like 7 isoform X3 has translation MGESACLRRSFSHPSNASGEAAPGDPIRALTESVSFGRFVSESLAWEKWSAFSHNRYLEEVEKFSKPGSVAQKKAYFEAHYKKKAATSQIEEVGEPNFGVPRQEDIHTRGDESPGESESAEADTVDVHDVNQKKESIEAMVASSGDKNESNPINERSKLEMAEVASPEDVKRELAEKHLSPSEDRSPFDNPEFTAKSMTSQNKNVPDKVPVDQQILSTCEKKQALSCSKSSTRSRTPRLPPPHTKTITSVQPRGVNNADSSSQTQTVRSLVKENRLSSKSLHMSISFASLGGSSTKLRSPQFLQVRKNEECTAPPKIEKDNSVARKAQTQACLRKSVCSAITPASQDRSSSKCSSINGSKARPTTVCSPFSFRSEERAAKRKENTVIKAEVQPLQTHKGKAEQDIRKLQSKVPHKDDQSLCYFSSFKH, from the exons ATGGGGGAGTCTGCTTGCCTTCGAAGGTCGTTCTCTCATCCTTCCAATGCTTCGGGTGAAGCGGCGCC GGGTGACCCGATTCGCGCGCTCACGGAGTCTGTCTCGTTTGGAAGATTTGTGTCCGAGTCGTTGGCTTGGGAAAAATGGTCGGCCTTCTCTCACAATCGTTACTTGGAGGAAGTCGAGAAGTTTTCAAAGCCAGGATCCGTCGCGCAGAAGAAGGCTTATTTTGAAGCACATTACAAGAAAAAGGCTGCAACATCACAGATTGAGGAAGTGGGAGAACCAAACTTTGGTGTTCCCAGGCAGGAGGATATCCACACTCGAGGGGATGAGTCCCCAGGGGAATCAGAATCGGCAGAAGCTGACACTGTTGATGTCCACGATGTGAATCAGAAGAAAGAGAGCATTGAAGCTATGGTAGCTTCCTCTGGTGATAAAAATGAATCGAATCCGATCAATGAAAGAAGCAAATTGGAGATGGCAGAGGTTGCAAGTCCTGAGGATGTAAAACGTGAGCTTGCTGAGAAGCACTTGTCTCCATCTGAAGACCGCAGTCCCTTTGATAATCCAGAGTTCACTGCAAAAAGTATGActtcccaaaataaaaatgtgcCAGATAAG GTACCCGTTGATCAGCAGATTTTATCTACATGTGAGAAAAAGCAAGCGCTTTCTTGCTCAAAGTCATCGACACGAAGCAGAACGCCGAGATTGCCGCCTCCCCATACAAAGACAATTACGTCAGTGCAACCAAGAGGTGTAAATAATGCTGATTCAAGCAGTCAGACTCAGACGGTCAGAAGCTTGGTTAAGGAAAATAGATTATCTTCAAAATCTCTCCACATGTCGATCAGCTTTGCTTCACTTGGTGGTAGTAGCACTAAATTGCGTTCTCCGCAGTTTCTACAAGTCAGGAAAAATGAAGAGTGCACCGCTCCCCCGAAAATCGAGAAAGATAACTCTGTTGCTCGgaaagctcaaactcaa GCATGTTTAAGGAAGTCAGTGTGCTCTGCAATTACTCCTGCATCACAAGACAGGAG CAGCTCGAAATGCTCAAGTATAAACGGAAGCAAAGCTCGGCCGACAACTGTGTGCTCGCCTTTTAGCTTCAGGAGTGAAGAAAGAGCTGCAAAAAGAAAGGAG AACACAGTTATTAAGGCAGAAGTGCAGCCACTGCAAACACATAAG GGGAAAGCAGAGCAAGATATCAGAAAACTACAGAGCAAGGTTCCTCATAAAGATGATCAGTCATTATGCTATTTTtcctcattcaagcactag
- the LOC115749315 gene encoding protein WVD2-like 7 isoform X7: MGESACLRRSFSHPSNASGEAAPGDPIRALTESVSFGRFVSESLAWEKWSAFSHNRYLEEVEKFSKPGSVAQKKAYFEAHYKKKAATSQIEEVGEPNFGVPRQEDIHTRGDESPGESESAEADTVDVHDVNQKKESIEAMVASSGDKNESNPINERSKLEMAEVASPEDVKRELAEKHLSPSEDRSPFDNPEFTAKSMTSQNKNVPDKVPVDQQILSTCEKKQALSCSKSSTRSRTPRLPPPHTKTITSVQPRGVNNADSSSQTQTVRSLVKENRLSSKSLHMSISFASLGGSSTKLRSPQFLQVRKNEECTAPPKIEKDNSVARKAQTQACLRKSVCSAITPASQDRSSSKCSSINGSKARPTTVCSPFSFRSEERAAKRKENTVIKAEVQPLQTHKVHLTTNQQY; encoded by the exons ATGGGGGAGTCTGCTTGCCTTCGAAGGTCGTTCTCTCATCCTTCCAATGCTTCGGGTGAAGCGGCGCC GGGTGACCCGATTCGCGCGCTCACGGAGTCTGTCTCGTTTGGAAGATTTGTGTCCGAGTCGTTGGCTTGGGAAAAATGGTCGGCCTTCTCTCACAATCGTTACTTGGAGGAAGTCGAGAAGTTTTCAAAGCCAGGATCCGTCGCGCAGAAGAAGGCTTATTTTGAAGCACATTACAAGAAAAAGGCTGCAACATCACAGATTGAGGAAGTGGGAGAACCAAACTTTGGTGTTCCCAGGCAGGAGGATATCCACACTCGAGGGGATGAGTCCCCAGGGGAATCAGAATCGGCAGAAGCTGACACTGTTGATGTCCACGATGTGAATCAGAAGAAAGAGAGCATTGAAGCTATGGTAGCTTCCTCTGGTGATAAAAATGAATCGAATCCGATCAATGAAAGAAGCAAATTGGAGATGGCAGAGGTTGCAAGTCCTGAGGATGTAAAACGTGAGCTTGCTGAGAAGCACTTGTCTCCATCTGAAGACCGCAGTCCCTTTGATAATCCAGAGTTCACTGCAAAAAGTATGActtcccaaaataaaaatgtgcCAGATAAG GTACCCGTTGATCAGCAGATTTTATCTACATGTGAGAAAAAGCAAGCGCTTTCTTGCTCAAAGTCATCGACACGAAGCAGAACGCCGAGATTGCCGCCTCCCCATACAAAGACAATTACGTCAGTGCAACCAAGAGGTGTAAATAATGCTGATTCAAGCAGTCAGACTCAGACGGTCAGAAGCTTGGTTAAGGAAAATAGATTATCTTCAAAATCTCTCCACATGTCGATCAGCTTTGCTTCACTTGGTGGTAGTAGCACTAAATTGCGTTCTCCGCAGTTTCTACAAGTCAGGAAAAATGAAGAGTGCACCGCTCCCCCGAAAATCGAGAAAGATAACTCTGTTGCTCGgaaagctcaaactcaa GCATGTTTAAGGAAGTCAGTGTGCTCTGCAATTACTCCTGCATCACAAGACAGGAG CAGCTCGAAATGCTCAAGTATAAACGGAAGCAAAGCTCGGCCGACAACTGTGTGCTCGCCTTTTAGCTTCAGGAGTGAAGAAAGAGCTGCAAAAAGAAAGGAG AACACAGTTATTAAGGCAGAAGTGCAGCCACTGCAAACACATAAGGTACATTTGACAACCAATCAGCAGTACTAG
- the LOC115749315 gene encoding protein WVD2-like 7 isoform X2 yields the protein MGESACLRRSFSHPSNASGEAAPGDPIRALTESVSFGRFVSESLAWEKWSAFSHNRYLEEVEKFSKPGSVAQKKAYFEAHYKKKAATSQIEEVGEPNFGVPRQEDIHTRGDESPGESESAEADTVDVHDVNQKKESIEAMVASSGDKNESNPINERSKLEMAEVASPEDVKRELAEKHLSPSEDRSPFDNPEFTAKSMTSQNKNVPDKVPVDQQILSTCEKKQALSCSKSSTRSRTPRLPPPHTKTITSVQPRGVNNADSSSQTQTVRSLVKENRLSSKSLHMSISFASLGGSSTKLRSPQFLQVRKNEECTAPPKIEKDNSVARKAQTQACLRKSVCSAITPASQDRSSKCSSINGSKARPTTVCSPFSFRSEERAAKRKEKQEEKNTVIKAEVQPLQTHKCTRPRPSKLESQPTPDKCLNTRSRPSQRIKVNAESSNNVNRKLSHSTTNHRTFLPQKNAQENASPNIQV from the exons ATGGGGGAGTCTGCTTGCCTTCGAAGGTCGTTCTCTCATCCTTCCAATGCTTCGGGTGAAGCGGCGCC GGGTGACCCGATTCGCGCGCTCACGGAGTCTGTCTCGTTTGGAAGATTTGTGTCCGAGTCGTTGGCTTGGGAAAAATGGTCGGCCTTCTCTCACAATCGTTACTTGGAGGAAGTCGAGAAGTTTTCAAAGCCAGGATCCGTCGCGCAGAAGAAGGCTTATTTTGAAGCACATTACAAGAAAAAGGCTGCAACATCACAGATTGAGGAAGTGGGAGAACCAAACTTTGGTGTTCCCAGGCAGGAGGATATCCACACTCGAGGGGATGAGTCCCCAGGGGAATCAGAATCGGCAGAAGCTGACACTGTTGATGTCCACGATGTGAATCAGAAGAAAGAGAGCATTGAAGCTATGGTAGCTTCCTCTGGTGATAAAAATGAATCGAATCCGATCAATGAAAGAAGCAAATTGGAGATGGCAGAGGTTGCAAGTCCTGAGGATGTAAAACGTGAGCTTGCTGAGAAGCACTTGTCTCCATCTGAAGACCGCAGTCCCTTTGATAATCCAGAGTTCACTGCAAAAAGTATGActtcccaaaataaaaatgtgcCAGATAAG GTACCCGTTGATCAGCAGATTTTATCTACATGTGAGAAAAAGCAAGCGCTTTCTTGCTCAAAGTCATCGACACGAAGCAGAACGCCGAGATTGCCGCCTCCCCATACAAAGACAATTACGTCAGTGCAACCAAGAGGTGTAAATAATGCTGATTCAAGCAGTCAGACTCAGACGGTCAGAAGCTTGGTTAAGGAAAATAGATTATCTTCAAAATCTCTCCACATGTCGATCAGCTTTGCTTCACTTGGTGGTAGTAGCACTAAATTGCGTTCTCCGCAGTTTCTACAAGTCAGGAAAAATGAAGAGTGCACCGCTCCCCCGAAAATCGAGAAAGATAACTCTGTTGCTCGgaaagctcaaactcaa GCATGTTTAAGGAAGTCAGTGTGCTCTGCAATTACTCCTGCATCACAAGACAGGAG CTCGAAATGCTCAAGTATAAACGGAAGCAAAGCTCGGCCGACAACTGTGTGCTCGCCTTTTAGCTTCAGGAGTGAAGAAAGAGCTGCAAAAAGAAAGGAG AAGCAGGAAGAGAAGAACACAGTTATTAAGGCAGAAGTGCAGCCACTGCAAACACATAAG TGCACTAGACCTCGACCATCTAAACTCGAAAGTCAGCCAACTCCTGACAAATGCCTAAACACAAGATCTCGGCCTTCTCAACGTATCAAGGTCAATGCCGAGAGCTCCAATAATGTCAACCGTAAACTTAGCCATAGTACTACCAATCATCGGACATTTTTACCACAGAAGAACGCGCAAGAAAATGCATCTCCAAATATCCAGGTGTGA
- the LOC115749315 gene encoding protein WVD2-like 7 isoform X5, whose amino-acid sequence MGESACLRRSFSHPSNASGEAAPGDPIRALTESVSFGRFVSESLAWEKWSAFSHNRYLEEVEKFSKPGSVAQKKAYFEAHYKKKAATSQIEEVGEPNFGVPRQEDIHTRGDESPGESESAEADTVDVHDVNQKKESIEAMVASSGDKNESNPINERSKLEMAEVASPEDVKRELAEKHLSPSEDRSPFDNPEFTAKSMTSQNKNVPDKVPVDQQILSTCEKKQALSCSKSSTRSRTPRLPPPHTKTITSVQPRGVNNADSSSQTQTVRSLVKENRLSSKSLHMSISFASLGGSSTKLRSPQFLQVRKNEECTAPPKIEKDNSVARKAQTQACLRKSVCSAITPASQDRSSSKCSSINGSKARPTTVCSPFSFRSEERAAKRKEKQEEKNTVIKAEVQPLQTHKVHLTTNQQY is encoded by the exons ATGGGGGAGTCTGCTTGCCTTCGAAGGTCGTTCTCTCATCCTTCCAATGCTTCGGGTGAAGCGGCGCC GGGTGACCCGATTCGCGCGCTCACGGAGTCTGTCTCGTTTGGAAGATTTGTGTCCGAGTCGTTGGCTTGGGAAAAATGGTCGGCCTTCTCTCACAATCGTTACTTGGAGGAAGTCGAGAAGTTTTCAAAGCCAGGATCCGTCGCGCAGAAGAAGGCTTATTTTGAAGCACATTACAAGAAAAAGGCTGCAACATCACAGATTGAGGAAGTGGGAGAACCAAACTTTGGTGTTCCCAGGCAGGAGGATATCCACACTCGAGGGGATGAGTCCCCAGGGGAATCAGAATCGGCAGAAGCTGACACTGTTGATGTCCACGATGTGAATCAGAAGAAAGAGAGCATTGAAGCTATGGTAGCTTCCTCTGGTGATAAAAATGAATCGAATCCGATCAATGAAAGAAGCAAATTGGAGATGGCAGAGGTTGCAAGTCCTGAGGATGTAAAACGTGAGCTTGCTGAGAAGCACTTGTCTCCATCTGAAGACCGCAGTCCCTTTGATAATCCAGAGTTCACTGCAAAAAGTATGActtcccaaaataaaaatgtgcCAGATAAG GTACCCGTTGATCAGCAGATTTTATCTACATGTGAGAAAAAGCAAGCGCTTTCTTGCTCAAAGTCATCGACACGAAGCAGAACGCCGAGATTGCCGCCTCCCCATACAAAGACAATTACGTCAGTGCAACCAAGAGGTGTAAATAATGCTGATTCAAGCAGTCAGACTCAGACGGTCAGAAGCTTGGTTAAGGAAAATAGATTATCTTCAAAATCTCTCCACATGTCGATCAGCTTTGCTTCACTTGGTGGTAGTAGCACTAAATTGCGTTCTCCGCAGTTTCTACAAGTCAGGAAAAATGAAGAGTGCACCGCTCCCCCGAAAATCGAGAAAGATAACTCTGTTGCTCGgaaagctcaaactcaa GCATGTTTAAGGAAGTCAGTGTGCTCTGCAATTACTCCTGCATCACAAGACAGGAG CAGCTCGAAATGCTCAAGTATAAACGGAAGCAAAGCTCGGCCGACAACTGTGTGCTCGCCTTTTAGCTTCAGGAGTGAAGAAAGAGCTGCAAAAAGAAAGGAG AAGCAGGAAGAGAAGAACACAGTTATTAAGGCAGAAGTGCAGCCACTGCAAACACATAAGGTACATTTGACAACCAATCAGCAGTACTAG
- the LOC115749315 gene encoding protein WVD2-like 7 isoform X8, translating to MGESACLRRSFSHPSNASGEAAPGDPIRALTESVSFGRFVSESLAWEKWSAFSHNRYLEEVEKFSKPGSVAQKKAYFEAHYKKKAATSQIEEVGEPNFGVPRQEDIHTRGDESPGESESAEADTVDVHDVNQKKESIEAMVASSGDKNESNPINERSKLEMAEVASPEDVKRELAEKHLSPSEDRSPFDNPEFTAKSMTSQNKNVPDKVPVDQQILSTCEKKQALSCSKSSTRSRTPRLPPPHTKTITSVQPRGVNNADSSSQTQTVRSLVKENRLSSKSLHMSISFASLGGSSTKLRSPQFLQVRKNEECTAPPKIEKDNSVARKAQTQACLRKSVCSAITPASQDRRSRKRRTQLLRQKCSHCKHISALDLDHLNSKVSQLLTNA from the exons ATGGGGGAGTCTGCTTGCCTTCGAAGGTCGTTCTCTCATCCTTCCAATGCTTCGGGTGAAGCGGCGCC GGGTGACCCGATTCGCGCGCTCACGGAGTCTGTCTCGTTTGGAAGATTTGTGTCCGAGTCGTTGGCTTGGGAAAAATGGTCGGCCTTCTCTCACAATCGTTACTTGGAGGAAGTCGAGAAGTTTTCAAAGCCAGGATCCGTCGCGCAGAAGAAGGCTTATTTTGAAGCACATTACAAGAAAAAGGCTGCAACATCACAGATTGAGGAAGTGGGAGAACCAAACTTTGGTGTTCCCAGGCAGGAGGATATCCACACTCGAGGGGATGAGTCCCCAGGGGAATCAGAATCGGCAGAAGCTGACACTGTTGATGTCCACGATGTGAATCAGAAGAAAGAGAGCATTGAAGCTATGGTAGCTTCCTCTGGTGATAAAAATGAATCGAATCCGATCAATGAAAGAAGCAAATTGGAGATGGCAGAGGTTGCAAGTCCTGAGGATGTAAAACGTGAGCTTGCTGAGAAGCACTTGTCTCCATCTGAAGACCGCAGTCCCTTTGATAATCCAGAGTTCACTGCAAAAAGTATGActtcccaaaataaaaatgtgcCAGATAAG GTACCCGTTGATCAGCAGATTTTATCTACATGTGAGAAAAAGCAAGCGCTTTCTTGCTCAAAGTCATCGACACGAAGCAGAACGCCGAGATTGCCGCCTCCCCATACAAAGACAATTACGTCAGTGCAACCAAGAGGTGTAAATAATGCTGATTCAAGCAGTCAGACTCAGACGGTCAGAAGCTTGGTTAAGGAAAATAGATTATCTTCAAAATCTCTCCACATGTCGATCAGCTTTGCTTCACTTGGTGGTAGTAGCACTAAATTGCGTTCTCCGCAGTTTCTACAAGTCAGGAAAAATGAAGAGTGCACCGCTCCCCCGAAAATCGAGAAAGATAACTCTGTTGCTCGgaaagctcaaactcaa GCATGTTTAAGGAAGTCAGTGTGCTCTGCAATTACTCCTGCATCACAAGACAGGAG AAGCAGGAAGAGAAGAACACAGTTATTAAGGCAGAAGTGCAGCCACTGCAAACACATAAG TGCACTAGACCTCGACCATCTAAACTCGAAAGTCAGCCAACTCCTGACAAATGCCTAA
- the LOC115749315 gene encoding protein WVD2-like 7 isoform X1, producing the protein MGESACLRRSFSHPSNASGEAAPGDPIRALTESVSFGRFVSESLAWEKWSAFSHNRYLEEVEKFSKPGSVAQKKAYFEAHYKKKAATSQIEEVGEPNFGVPRQEDIHTRGDESPGESESAEADTVDVHDVNQKKESIEAMVASSGDKNESNPINERSKLEMAEVASPEDVKRELAEKHLSPSEDRSPFDNPEFTAKSMTSQNKNVPDKVPVDQQILSTCEKKQALSCSKSSTRSRTPRLPPPHTKTITSVQPRGVNNADSSSQTQTVRSLVKENRLSSKSLHMSISFASLGGSSTKLRSPQFLQVRKNEECTAPPKIEKDNSVARKAQTQACLRKSVCSAITPASQDRSSSKCSSINGSKARPTTVCSPFSFRSEERAAKRKEKQEEKNTVIKAEVQPLQTHKCTRPRPSKLESQPTPDKCLNTRSRPSQRIKVNAESSNNVNRKLSHSTTNHRTFLPQKNAQENASPNIQV; encoded by the exons ATGGGGGAGTCTGCTTGCCTTCGAAGGTCGTTCTCTCATCCTTCCAATGCTTCGGGTGAAGCGGCGCCG GGTGACCCGATTCGCGCGCTCACGGAGTCTGTCTCGTTTGGAAGATTTGTGTCCGAGTCGTTGGCTTGGGAAAAATGGTCGGCCTTCTCTCACAATCGTTACTTGGAGGAAGTCGAGAAGTTTTCAAAGCCAGGATCCGTCGCGCAGAAGAAGGCTTATTTTGAAGCACATTACAAGAAAAAGGCTGCAACATCACAGATTGAGGAAGTGGGAGAACCAAACTTTGGTGTTCCCAGGCAGGAGGATATCCACACTCGAGGGGATGAGTCCCCAGGGGAATCAGAATCGGCAGAAGCTGACACTGTTGATGTCCACGATGTGAATCAGAAGAAAGAGAGCATTGAAGCTATGGTAGCTTCCTCTGGTGATAAAAATGAATCGAATCCGATCAATGAAAGAAGCAAATTGGAGATGGCAGAGGTTGCAAGTCCTGAGGATGTAAAACGTGAGCTTGCTGAGAAGCACTTGTCTCCATCTGAAGACCGCAGTCCCTTTGATAATCCAGAGTTCACTGCAAAAAGTATGActtcccaaaataaaaatgtgcCAGATAAG GTACCCGTTGATCAGCAGATTTTATCTACATGTGAGAAAAAGCAAGCGCTTTCTTGCTCAAAGTCATCGACACGAAGCAGAACGCCGAGATTGCCGCCTCCCCATACAAAGACAATTACGTCAGTGCAACCAAGAGGTGTAAATAATGCTGATTCAAGCAGTCAGACTCAGACGGTCAGAAGCTTGGTTAAGGAAAATAGATTATCTTCAAAATCTCTCCACATGTCGATCAGCTTTGCTTCACTTGGTGGTAGTAGCACTAAATTGCGTTCTCCGCAGTTTCTACAAGTCAGGAAAAATGAAGAGTGCACCGCTCCCCCGAAAATCGAGAAAGATAACTCTGTTGCTCGgaaagctcaaactcaa GCATGTTTAAGGAAGTCAGTGTGCTCTGCAATTACTCCTGCATCACAAGACAGGAG CAGCTCGAAATGCTCAAGTATAAACGGAAGCAAAGCTCGGCCGACAACTGTGTGCTCGCCTTTTAGCTTCAGGAGTGAAGAAAGAGCTGCAAAAAGAAAGGAG AAGCAGGAAGAGAAGAACACAGTTATTAAGGCAGAAGTGCAGCCACTGCAAACACATAAG TGCACTAGACCTCGACCATCTAAACTCGAAAGTCAGCCAACTCCTGACAAATGCCTAAACACAAGATCTCGGCCTTCTCAACGTATCAAGGTCAATGCCGAGAGCTCCAATAATGTCAACCGTAAACTTAGCCATAGTACTACCAATCATCGGACATTTTTACCACAGAAGAACGCGCAAGAAAATGCATCTCCAAATATCCAGGTGTGA
- the LOC115749315 gene encoding protein WVD2-like 7 isoform X4 → MGESACLRRSFSHPSNASGEAAPGDPIRALTESVSFGRFVSESLAWEKWSAFSHNRYLEEVEKFSKPGSVAQKKAYFEAHYKKKAATSQIEEVGEPNFGVPRQEDIHTRGDESPGESESAEADTVDVHDVNQKKESIEAMVASSGDKNESNPINERSKLEMAEVASPEDVKRELAEKHLSPSEDRSPFDNPEFTAKSMTSQNKNVPDKVPVDQQILSTCEKKQALSCSKSSTRSRTPRLPPPHTKTITSVQPRGVNNADSSSQTQTVRSLVKENRLSSKSLHMSISFASLGGSSTKLRSPQFLQVRKNEECTAPPKIEKDNSVARKAQTQACLRKSVCSAITPASQDRSSSKCSSINGSKARPTTVCSPFSFRSEERAAKRKEGKAEQDIRKLQSKVPHKDDQSLCYFSSFKH, encoded by the exons ATGGGGGAGTCTGCTTGCCTTCGAAGGTCGTTCTCTCATCCTTCCAATGCTTCGGGTGAAGCGGCGCC GGGTGACCCGATTCGCGCGCTCACGGAGTCTGTCTCGTTTGGAAGATTTGTGTCCGAGTCGTTGGCTTGGGAAAAATGGTCGGCCTTCTCTCACAATCGTTACTTGGAGGAAGTCGAGAAGTTTTCAAAGCCAGGATCCGTCGCGCAGAAGAAGGCTTATTTTGAAGCACATTACAAGAAAAAGGCTGCAACATCACAGATTGAGGAAGTGGGAGAACCAAACTTTGGTGTTCCCAGGCAGGAGGATATCCACACTCGAGGGGATGAGTCCCCAGGGGAATCAGAATCGGCAGAAGCTGACACTGTTGATGTCCACGATGTGAATCAGAAGAAAGAGAGCATTGAAGCTATGGTAGCTTCCTCTGGTGATAAAAATGAATCGAATCCGATCAATGAAAGAAGCAAATTGGAGATGGCAGAGGTTGCAAGTCCTGAGGATGTAAAACGTGAGCTTGCTGAGAAGCACTTGTCTCCATCTGAAGACCGCAGTCCCTTTGATAATCCAGAGTTCACTGCAAAAAGTATGActtcccaaaataaaaatgtgcCAGATAAG GTACCCGTTGATCAGCAGATTTTATCTACATGTGAGAAAAAGCAAGCGCTTTCTTGCTCAAAGTCATCGACACGAAGCAGAACGCCGAGATTGCCGCCTCCCCATACAAAGACAATTACGTCAGTGCAACCAAGAGGTGTAAATAATGCTGATTCAAGCAGTCAGACTCAGACGGTCAGAAGCTTGGTTAAGGAAAATAGATTATCTTCAAAATCTCTCCACATGTCGATCAGCTTTGCTTCACTTGGTGGTAGTAGCACTAAATTGCGTTCTCCGCAGTTTCTACAAGTCAGGAAAAATGAAGAGTGCACCGCTCCCCCGAAAATCGAGAAAGATAACTCTGTTGCTCGgaaagctcaaactcaa GCATGTTTAAGGAAGTCAGTGTGCTCTGCAATTACTCCTGCATCACAAGACAGGAG CAGCTCGAAATGCTCAAGTATAAACGGAAGCAAAGCTCGGCCGACAACTGTGTGCTCGCCTTTTAGCTTCAGGAGTGAAGAAAGAGCTGCAAAAAGAAAGGAG GGGAAAGCAGAGCAAGATATCAGAAAACTACAGAGCAAGGTTCCTCATAAAGATGATCAGTCATTATGCTATTTTtcctcattcaagcactag